Proteins encoded by one window of Flavobacterium sp. N502540:
- a CDS encoding helix-turn-helix transcriptional regulator, with translation MNVIVGNKLKILRKNKRMSQEEVADFLHISQSAYARMESGESSSWANHILRICEIFEIIPEDLLKVEHKKQDLNGEGASTTTAHLSGKIIEEYEERIKELKQTIRDLKKV, from the coding sequence ATGAATGTAATTGTAGGAAACAAGCTTAAAATACTTCGGAAAAATAAGAGAATGTCACAGGAAGAAGTGGCAGATTTTCTTCATATCTCACAATCAGCATATGCCAGAATGGAAAGTGGTGAAAGCAGTTCATGGGCAAATCATATTTTAAGAATCTGCGAAATTTTTGAGATAATTCCCGAGGATTTATTGAAAGTGGAACATAAAAAACAGGATCTGAATGGAGAGGGGGCCTCTACTACCACCGCTCATTTATCGGGCAAAATAATTGAAGAATATGAAGAACGCATAAAAGAGCTGAAACAAACCATTCGCGATTTGAAGAAGGTGTAG
- a CDS encoding DUF5808 domain-containing protein, with translation MEFNSKPTKETQNNWSRDPNNWIGGIFYYNPQDKRLFPPKKIKQLGWTINFANPNSLCTAIAIIAVLLISTRNS, from the coding sequence ATGGAATTTAATTCTAAACCTACAAAAGAAACCCAAAACAACTGGAGTCGTGATCCAAACAATTGGATTGGGGGAATTTTTTATTACAATCCTCAGGATAAAAGATTGTTCCCTCCAAAAAAGATCAAACAACTTGGGTGGACCATAAATTTTGCAAACCCCAATTCACTATGCACCGCCATAGCAATAATCGCTGTACTACTAATTTCCACTAGAAACTCTTAG
- a CDS encoding helix-turn-helix domain-containing protein, giving the protein MDSSKELLFFFSALGAFNGIILSIYFFFFTKKRFLTNYFLGGLLFALSIRIAKSVFVYFNPALPKMYLQIGLTACFFIGPCLYFFLKSAVDEINVMPKSWKLILLFWGVLSVLVGVIFPYEYYPELWSFRFIRIIYLQWFIYIVVSGFTIKAILKKFFTRKEKTSPSELWFGMLFLGILLLFVFYFLALIGAPGAIYISGAVVFSFILYLVVSILLYRKRTDDLFLLNGTKGAVKKIDSEEAEALSQKLESIMNEKALYKNPNLSLQDLAKEVNITSHQLSQFLNNNLGKNFTSFVNEFRIREAREIIISNDKLTLEAIGYDVGFNSKSTFFATFKKYTGKTPSYYQSADFRNSNQV; this is encoded by the coding sequence ATGGATTCCAGTAAAGAACTTTTATTCTTTTTTAGTGCATTAGGCGCTTTTAACGGAATTATCTTAAGCATCTATTTCTTCTTTTTTACTAAAAAAAGATTTCTTACAAACTATTTTTTAGGAGGCCTTCTGTTCGCTTTAAGTATACGAATCGCAAAATCAGTATTTGTTTATTTTAATCCTGCTTTACCCAAAATGTATTTGCAGATTGGGCTGACAGCTTGCTTTTTCATAGGTCCTTGTTTGTACTTTTTTTTAAAATCAGCTGTAGATGAAATCAATGTAATGCCAAAATCCTGGAAACTCATTCTCCTGTTTTGGGGGGTACTTAGTGTTTTGGTTGGTGTTATTTTTCCCTATGAATATTATCCGGAACTTTGGAGTTTTCGTTTTATCAGAATTATTTATCTGCAATGGTTTATTTATATTGTGGTTTCAGGGTTTACTATTAAAGCAATTCTGAAAAAGTTTTTTACCAGAAAAGAGAAAACTTCTCCATCTGAACTGTGGTTTGGAATGCTCTTTTTAGGGATCCTTTTACTTTTTGTTTTTTATTTTCTTGCTTTAATTGGAGCACCTGGCGCAATTTATATCAGTGGTGCGGTTGTTTTTTCTTTTATTCTATACTTAGTGGTATCAATCCTTTTGTATCGAAAGAGGACTGATGATTTATTTCTGTTAAATGGTACAAAAGGTGCTGTAAAAAAAATAGATTCTGAAGAGGCGGAAGCTTTATCCCAAAAGTTAGAAAGTATAATGAATGAAAAGGCATTGTATAAAAATCCAAATCTTTCACTGCAGGATCTGGCTAAAGAGGTCAATATTACAAGCCATCAATTATCACAGTTTTTAAACAATAATTTAGGTAAAAACTTTACCAGTTTTGTAAATGAATTCAGAATTAGAGAGGCCCGCGAAATTATAATTTCAAATGACAAGCTTACTTTAGAAGCTATTGGTTACGATGTTGGTTTTAATTCCAAATCAACATTTTTTGCGACGTTTAAAAAGTATACCGGAAAAACGCCTTCTTATTATCAAAGTGCAGATTTTAGAAACTCAAATCAAGTGTGA